Below is a genomic region from Candidatus Glassbacteria bacterium.
CGATACTGGCCCCGCTGGTGGCGCCGACATTGTAGCCGATATTGAACCCCCGCGGCCCGTAGACAGACTCCAGGATATCCATGAGCTCGTGCAGAAGGCGGTGTATTTCCAGGGCGTCGGCCTCGCTCATTTCCCGCAGGTCGGTGATATGCCTCAGCGGAAAAATCAGCAGGTGGCCGGGGTTGTAAGGAAACAGGTTGAGCGAAATAACCATCCGCTTCGTCCGGCCCACCTCCAGTCGCACCACCTGCTCGTCGCCGTCGCGGATGGCGCACAGGATACAGGGCACATCGGGCTTGACGCCGCGTACATAGTCCAGCTTGCCGGGAATAAACAGGTTGCGCTCGATCTTCATCCGCCACCGTCGCCTGAATGGGTTGATATCGGCAACTGCAAACCGTAAGTTAGCTGGCCGTTCCCGCTAATGCAAGCAGGGAATAAAGGTTGACAAATTGTCTGTGATGTGTATATTTATGCACTAATTATGAATAAATATACACCGGAGACTGCTCGATGCCCGACAGGCAGAACCGACGGTCGCTGATTCTCAAGCTGGTTTCCGAGCGGCCGGTCGGCAGCCAGCGCCAGCTTGGCGAGCTGCTGAAACAGAGCGGCGTCAGCGCCACCCAGGCCACTCTCTCGCGGGATATCCGCGAGCTGAGGCTGGTCAAGGCGGCCGATGGCGAGGGTGGGCTGCGCTACATGCGGGCTCTCCCGCACCGGGCGGGCGCCGGGCTGGCCGCCGG
It encodes:
- a CDS encoding HIT domain-containing protein; translated protein: MKIERNLFIPGKLDYVRGVKPDVPCILCAIRDGDEQVVRLEVGRTKRMVISLNLFPYNPGHLLIFPLRHITDLREMSEADALEIHRLLHELMDILESVYGPRGFNIGYNVGATSGASIEHLHCHIVPRHRNETGVLEIVSGGTRVIVEDPVVTLEKLREAWQSRGKKD
- a CDS encoding arginine repressor; this translates as MPDRQNRRSLILKLVSERPVGSQRQLGELLKQSGVSATQATLSRDIRELRLVKAADGEGGLRYMRALPHRAGAGLAAGPVVTGMDHTGNLLVIHTLPGFAQSTAAAIDGLGWTEVLGTVGGDDTVMVVLAEKANAAGVRGRMRLFLNPL